Proteins encoded in a region of the bacterium genome:
- a CDS encoding response regulator transcription factor, producing the protein MKNKKITVWVVEDNDAMRTTYAELINSASNMRCIGNFDAAEEAIEALSAQEHPDVIMMDIELPGINGIEAVRRIKEKAPAINIIMQTVYEDNEKIFQSICAGATGYMLKRTPAEKMIESIYEAHTGGAPINAQIARKVLTMFAQEMRPSGADYNLTVREKEILQNLVSGLTIKMIADKLSISAMTVGTHVKKIYAKLQVSSRGEVVAKAIQEKLV; encoded by the coding sequence ATGAAAAATAAAAAAATCACAGTTTGGGTAGTTGAAGATAATGATGCCATGCGAACTACGTATGCAGAGCTTATCAATTCGGCATCCAATATGCGGTGCATCGGAAATTTTGACGCGGCCGAAGAAGCGATCGAAGCATTGTCGGCGCAAGAACATCCGGATGTGATCATGATGGATATCGAATTGCCGGGTATCAACGGCATCGAAGCGGTACGCCGTATCAAAGAAAAGGCGCCGGCAATTAATATCATCATGCAAACGGTTTATGAAGATAATGAGAAAATTTTTCAATCCATCTGTGCAGGCGCTACGGGATATATGCTCAAACGCACGCCGGCTGAAAAGATGATCGAAAGTATCTACGAAGCACATACCGGCGGTGCTCCTATCAACGCCCAAATCGCGCGCAAAGTGCTAACCATGTTTGCTCAGGAAATGCGCCCATCCGGTGCGGATTATAATCTCACAGTTCGTGAAAAAGAAATTCTCCAGAACCTCGTATCCGGACTTACCATCAAAATGATCGCCGATAAACTTTCGATCTCGGCCATGACCGTAGGCACACACGTCAAAAAAATTTACGCCAAACTGCAAGTAAGCTCCCGCGGTGAAGTTGTAGCTAAAGCAATTCAGGAAAAATTAGTTTAA